In Chthonomonas sp., a single genomic region encodes these proteins:
- the ccsA gene encoding cytochrome c biogenesis protein CcsA, whose protein sequence is MDPHNHVELHAPAQWAMTLGLVGRGFITLSLGVLVLSTVLWLLQGKRPSLARWAAWSFTLGGSSFFAAFAVLGILIQTHQFQYSYVFRHTDTTLEKPYLIAAMWAGQEGSFLLWALTSALFAMLAVRKLPDYRRWFSVSSAMFLAALAGILAYESPFKVEMIDNRLMPPEGSGMTPALINYWITIHPPVIFLGFGSLIVLFSLGFAALAQGDSSKWVSFARPWALVSATLLGIGLCMGGFWAYETLGWGGFWAWDPVENTSFVPWLWTVVLIHGLLLQTTRGTGRNSNLFLAGTGLLTFIYGTFLTRSGVYGDQSVHSFAEMDAGARWVLIGILGVFGLGYLGMWLKRIRSWQELQPETEPSSFLSRAGAFVSAQWLLLAMAIGAGVGMSIPALFVLQGKAPKAVEEAMYNRILVWILIPLLLGMAIGPFLSWRGSSLKVVLNRIGRSLQASLVLLAGMILWLKYGVHNEFKPAPEDSLWAPFGFTIPVTNWILFLSWLCLFTLCANMSKLLELGRRSKGGIGSMLTHVGVVVAVLGLIVSRGLQRKEQTVIQAGTPGFALGYVINLKDGDARDYSKRGNKVDFEFKSLSGERFDSSPELYYSFSGEGEPTPTVHPAIHVNGTHDIYVAVYPMQFEAGEPTTLKKGQSLQVDDTTVTYQNFRREGEAGVMGTKFFADLLVQTKGSDAVKVSPGMAITDQGPEHFRADVGGLTIALDRMDAATQDVTLQVYYQNPLFPLDVYYKPMTLLVWVGAGIMTLGGFWSAWYRRRNGAAGSGANKDVGSNIEPQDRAGEGHTSNTNAALTDS, encoded by the coding sequence GTGGATCCCCACAATCACGTTGAACTGCATGCCCCTGCGCAGTGGGCCATGACCTTGGGGCTAGTGGGCCGCGGGTTCATCACTCTTTCGCTGGGGGTCCTCGTGCTGTCTACGGTGCTGTGGCTGCTCCAGGGCAAGCGCCCGAGTTTGGCGCGCTGGGCCGCTTGGAGCTTCACGCTCGGCGGCAGTTCATTTTTCGCCGCGTTCGCAGTGCTCGGGATTCTGATTCAGACCCATCAGTTTCAGTACAGCTATGTCTTCCGGCACACCGATACCACGCTGGAGAAGCCGTACCTGATCGCCGCCATGTGGGCGGGGCAGGAGGGAAGTTTCCTGCTGTGGGCGCTGACGAGCGCGCTCTTCGCGATGCTGGCGGTGCGCAAGCTCCCGGACTACCGGCGGTGGTTTAGCGTTTCTTCGGCGATGTTTCTCGCCGCGCTCGCGGGGATTCTCGCGTACGAGTCCCCGTTCAAAGTCGAGATGATCGACAATCGGCTGATGCCCCCGGAAGGGAGCGGCATGACGCCCGCGCTGATCAACTACTGGATCACCATTCACCCGCCGGTGATCTTCCTCGGCTTCGGTTCGCTGATCGTTTTGTTCTCGCTGGGATTTGCGGCGCTGGCCCAGGGTGACTCGAGCAAGTGGGTGAGCTTCGCTCGTCCCTGGGCGCTGGTTTCCGCCACGCTGCTGGGAATCGGCCTGTGCATGGGCGGATTTTGGGCTTACGAGACGCTCGGGTGGGGCGGATTCTGGGCATGGGATCCAGTCGAGAACACAAGCTTTGTCCCTTGGCTGTGGACCGTGGTGCTGATCCACGGGCTTCTTCTTCAGACCACCCGCGGTACCGGTCGGAATTCGAACCTGTTCTTGGCCGGCACCGGGCTACTTACGTTCATTTACGGCACGTTTTTGACCCGTTCCGGAGTGTACGGTGACCAGAGCGTGCACAGCTTTGCCGAGATGGACGCGGGTGCGCGTTGGGTCTTGATCGGCATTCTCGGCGTGTTTGGGTTGGGCTACCTGGGAATGTGGCTCAAGCGCATCCGCTCATGGCAAGAGTTGCAGCCGGAGACCGAGCCGTCGTCGTTTCTCAGCCGTGCGGGCGCGTTCGTCTCCGCGCAGTGGTTGTTGCTGGCGATGGCGATCGGCGCGGGCGTCGGCATGAGTATCCCGGCGTTGTTCGTGCTGCAAGGGAAAGCGCCGAAGGCAGTCGAGGAGGCGATGTACAACCGGATCCTCGTCTGGATTCTGATTCCATTGCTCCTGGGGATGGCGATTGGACCGTTCTTGAGCTGGCGAGGGTCCTCGCTGAAGGTCGTACTGAACCGTATTGGTCGATCTCTTCAGGCTTCGTTGGTGCTGCTCGCAGGCATGATCCTATGGCTGAAATACGGCGTGCACAACGAGTTCAAGCCTGCGCCAGAGGATTCGCTTTGGGCCCCGTTCGGTTTCACCATCCCAGTTACCAACTGGATTCTGTTCTTGTCGTGGCTTTGTTTGTTCACGCTATGCGCGAATATGTCCAAGTTGCTTGAGCTAGGGCGGCGCTCGAAGGGTGGCATCGGGAGCATGCTCACGCACGTTGGCGTGGTCGTGGCGGTTCTGGGCCTCATCGTAAGCCGTGGGCTCCAACGCAAGGAGCAGACGGTCATCCAAGCAGGAACACCCGGCTTTGCACTGGGCTATGTCATCAACCTCAAGGATGGCGATGCCCGCGACTATTCCAAGCGCGGGAACAAAGTCGATTTCGAGTTTAAGAGCTTGAGTGGCGAGAGGTTTGATTCCAGCCCCGAGCTGTACTACTCCTTCTCAGGAGAGGGCGAGCCGACGCCGACGGTCCACCCGGCGATCCATGTGAACGGGACGCACGACATCTACGTGGCCGTCTATCCCATGCAGTTTGAGGCCGGGGAACCCACAACGCTCAAGAAGGGTCAAAGCTTGCAGGTGGATGACACGACGGTGACCTACCAAAACTTCCGACGCGAAGGTGAGGCGGGGGTGATGGGGACCAAGTTCTTTGCCGACCTCTTGGTGCAGACCAAGGGGAGCGACGCCGTCAAGGTCAGCCCGGGAATGGCGATCACCGATCAGGGACCGGAGCATTTCCGAGCCGACGTAGGCGGCTTGACGATCGCTCTGGACCGTATGGATGCGGCCACGCAAGACGTCACACTCCAGGTTTATTACCAGAATCCGCTGTTCCCGCTCGACGTGTACTACAAGCCCATGACCTTGTTGGTGTGGGTAGGGGCTGGTATCATGACCTTAGGCGGATTTTGGTCCGCTTGGTACCGCCGTCGCAACGGAGCGGCCGGCTCCGGCGCTAATAAAGATGTGGGTTCGAATATAGAGCCCCAAGATAGGGCAGGCGAAGGACACACTTCAAACACAAATGCGGCTCTCACAGATTCTTAA
- a CDS encoding cytochrome c maturation protein CcmE, which translates to MKKSVILSSVLASVALTAMVSAFLMTANPTVTVDQAVRSKGEKVYLAGEIVSGSMISKPRARSITFTLRDDHGKLVTVFHEGHAPANMGTTTRVVAVGSYHDGSFKAEKLMTKCPSKYESGKPESLNKA; encoded by the coding sequence ATGAAGAAAAGCGTGATCTTGAGCTCCGTACTGGCGAGCGTCGCCCTCACAGCGATGGTCTCCGCATTCTTGATGACCGCGAACCCTACGGTCACCGTCGATCAGGCGGTCCGATCGAAGGGCGAGAAGGTCTATCTCGCCGGCGAGATCGTCAGCGGCTCCATGATCTCAAAACCGCGCGCGCGCTCGATCACGTTCACCTTGAGAGATGACCACGGGAAGCTCGTCACGGTCTTTCACGAGGGGCACGCTCCCGCAAATATGGGCACGACCACTCGGGTGGTAGCCGTCGGTTCGTACCATGACGGGTCGTTCAAGGCAGAGAAGCTGATGACCAAGTGTCCGTCCAAGTATGAATCGGGCAAGCCCGAGAGCTTGAACAAGGCCTAA